From Acidobacteriota bacterium, a single genomic window includes:
- a CDS encoding nitrous oxide reductase accessory protein NosL, with protein sequence MRKHWICICILGLIIFGATACGTPPPPPAPPPQAPPIKQKLEASCVVCGMPVVDACQNRFEGAGATAQLCSAICAASYVQKTPAQEATLKVIDFQTRALIPAPDAFYLKGSTLTIIGAMPPTVAAFGDRKAADQAAKSNGGKVLDWKGVLAELRKAPEFQSH encoded by the coding sequence ATGAGAAAACATTGGATTTGTATCTGTATACTTGGATTGATCATTTTTGGAGCGACAGCGTGCGGTACGCCACCACCACCGCCCGCCCCACCACCTCAAGCCCCGCCAATCAAACAAAAATTAGAAGCTTCCTGTGTTGTATGTGGCATGCCGGTTGTGGATGCCTGTCAGAATCGGTTTGAAGGCGCCGGTGCCACGGCCCAGTTATGTTCGGCAATTTGCGCCGCTTCATATGTTCAAAAGACTCCGGCACAAGAAGCCACACTCAAGGTGATTGATTTCCAAACCCGCGCGCTGATTCCAGCCCCAGACGCTTTTTACCTCAAAGGATCAACGCTGACGATTATCGGAGCGATGCCTCCCACTGTTGCCGCCTTCGGTGATCGCAAAGCGGCTGACCAGGCGGCCAAAAGCAACGGTGGTAAAGTTCTTGATTGGAAAGGGGTTCTGGCTGAACTTCGCAAGGCGCCCGAATTCCAGTCCCACTGA
- a CDS encoding M48 family metalloprotease: protein MTFGQIRLFLIPFMSCYLMVSTGMTAKATQNPQASVTTTTLPADTRRDEQLVKLWKQFTEKKERYVQLMDKDISFRTSVEAAYQEKLREHAEFAATVNAYNESLTSAAKPAGPEGRQFEVFYDNPLVQEYVNRVGQTMVPIKSKQEYVFRVTLNPIPETRSLTTGTIYISTGLLALIDNEAQLAYLLAHEIAHIEKEHWKDDLLFEVGLRRDGEHKNFFKLFFTAIQPFLTGPMLRVPIDELVPSVGGGIASDRLLTGLSQYGNLGELNKRFGTTFGGKQSLPAMLKLVSARSVFSWDKLKEDEADDLATRWLLERNYDPQAALSFYAKLHTARASDPRLGLAFLTDGSRVSDRMQEIQSQVVLLRKNVTDPQRLMVGAFNLSETPKSLIPLSPEDILNKGPGSLSGRKPRPKDPYQEDDDERTRALRKKINENASVIQAEFGTGKPVAGREEFQLILNNIKRDAGVKAFQSDMFGVARAQLEEAFKLNPQDPQTNYHLALVTRFTARTPTERKLSFEMLTTAIQQDPVGVLVDARFQAALSLLDVASYKPDSTQKQTITRLLNEYVELFRQQHNGHLPPNMNRVQEYLRLVQPEATASNQPTIK, encoded by the coding sequence ATGACTTTCGGACAGATTCGTTTGTTTCTCATTCCGTTCATGAGTTGTTATCTGATGGTCAGCACCGGGATGACAGCCAAAGCCACCCAGAACCCTCAAGCCTCGGTTACCACCACCACTTTGCCTGCAGATACCCGACGAGATGAACAACTGGTCAAACTTTGGAAACAGTTTACTGAAAAAAAAGAGCGCTATGTGCAACTGATGGACAAGGATATTTCCTTCCGAACCTCGGTTGAGGCGGCCTATCAGGAGAAGCTCAGGGAACACGCGGAGTTTGCCGCCACCGTCAATGCCTATAATGAATCGCTCACATCAGCCGCCAAACCCGCCGGCCCTGAGGGGAGACAGTTTGAAGTGTTTTATGACAATCCCCTGGTACAGGAATATGTCAATCGGGTTGGCCAAACCATGGTTCCGATTAAATCGAAGCAGGAATATGTCTTTCGTGTCACGTTGAATCCGATCCCTGAGACACGGTCGCTGACGACGGGCACCATCTACATTTCAACCGGTCTGCTGGCCTTGATTGACAACGAAGCCCAACTGGCCTATTTGCTGGCTCACGAAATCGCCCACATTGAAAAAGAACATTGGAAGGACGATTTGCTGTTTGAGGTCGGCCTGCGTCGCGATGGCGAGCATAAAAATTTCTTCAAACTGTTTTTCACGGCCATCCAGCCATTCCTGACCGGTCCCATGCTGCGGGTGCCGATTGACGAACTGGTTCCGTCGGTCGGTGGCGGAATTGCTTCTGATCGGCTCCTGACCGGGTTGTCACAGTATGGAAATCTGGGCGAATTGAATAAACGATTTGGCACCACCTTTGGCGGAAAGCAAAGTCTCCCGGCCATGCTCAAGCTGGTTTCAGCCAGGTCGGTGTTTTCCTGGGACAAACTCAAAGAAGATGAAGCCGATGATCTGGCAACACGGTGGTTGTTGGAACGCAACTACGACCCACAAGCGGCACTATCGTTTTACGCCAAACTCCATACAGCGCGAGCTTCTGATCCACGGTTGGGCCTGGCTTTTCTGACGGACGGAAGTCGCGTCTCAGATCGAATGCAGGAAATCCAAAGCCAGGTTGTCTTGCTGCGCAAAAATGTCACTGACCCTCAGCGGCTGATGGTGGGCGCTTTCAACCTGTCTGAAACTCCAAAGTCGCTGATTCCGCTTTCCCCGGAAGATATCCTGAACAAAGGCCCTGGTTCGTTGTCTGGGCGCAAACCCAGGCCCAAAGATCCATACCAGGAAGACGATGACGAACGGACCAGAGCACTGCGCAAGAAAATCAATGAAAACGCCAGCGTGATTCAGGCTGAATTCGGCACCGGCAAGCCAGTTGCAGGTCGGGAGGAATTTCAGTTGATTCTCAACAACATTAAACGCGACGCCGGGGTCAAGGCATTCCAATCTGATATGTTCGGAGTGGCCCGGGCCCAACTGGAAGAAGCATTTAAACTCAATCCCCAGGATCCGCAAACAAATTATCATCTGGCCCTGGTCACACGCTTTACAGCTCGAACTCCAACCGAGCGAAAGCTTTCGTTTGAAATGCTGACCACTGCCATTCAACAAGATCCCGTGGGCGTACTGGTTGATGCCCGGTTCCAGGCGGCGCTTTCACTTCTGGATGTCGCCAGTTACAAACCGGATTCGACACAGAAACAAACCATCACCAGACTGCTCAACGAGTATGTCGAACTTTTTCGCCAGCAACATAACGGACACCTGCCCCCAAATATGAATCGGGTCCAGGAATACCTGCGGCTGGTACAGCCTGAAGCGACGGCTTCAAATCAACCAACCATCAAGTAG
- a CDS encoding glycerate dehydrogenase, producing the protein MDTIVYLDREAIRAPLCRPNFPHHWVDYPNTRPDQVAERLCEATLVLTNKVRLSGEVLRQFPAVRYIGVTATGTDCVDLDACRQLGITVTNVRNWCATPVAEQVFALIFALRRQIVASARQVELGEWQRASSYCVYPPVIPLDLEGSTLGIIGAGTIGRKVASMGTALGMKVMVADRREAEQLRPGRTHFETVLAECDIISLNCPLTAHTRHLISHPELELMQPHALLINCSRGGLIDARALAAALKAGRIGGAGIDVLETEPPPDDNPLLQPGYSNLIVSPHVAWLSARSLQELTRQVVTNLEQFVAGVSWNRVV; encoded by the coding sequence ATGGATACAATTGTTTACCTTGATCGTGAAGCGATTCGCGCGCCGCTGTGCAGGCCAAATTTTCCACATCACTGGGTTGATTACCCTAATACCCGACCTGACCAGGTTGCTGAGCGTCTGTGCGAGGCAACACTGGTTTTGACCAACAAAGTGCGATTATCAGGGGAGGTTCTGCGTCAATTTCCAGCCGTTCGCTATATTGGAGTCACCGCAACCGGAACGGATTGTGTTGATCTCGATGCCTGCCGACAGCTTGGGATCACGGTGACCAATGTTCGAAACTGGTGTGCCACGCCGGTGGCGGAGCAGGTTTTTGCTTTGATTTTTGCGCTGCGCCGCCAGATTGTGGCCTCTGCCCGTCAGGTTGAGTTGGGAGAATGGCAACGGGCGTCCAGTTATTGTGTGTATCCACCGGTCATTCCACTCGATCTTGAAGGATCAACCTTGGGCATCATCGGCGCCGGGACAATTGGCCGGAAAGTGGCTTCAATGGGAACAGCATTGGGGATGAAGGTGATGGTTGCTGACCGCCGGGAGGCTGAACAACTCCGACCAGGTCGAACTCACTTTGAAACAGTGCTGGCTGAATGCGATATTATTTCGCTCAACTGCCCATTGACAGCACACACCCGCCACTTGATAAGCCATCCGGAACTGGAATTAATGCAACCCCATGCGTTGCTCATCAATTGCTCACGCGGAGGTCTCATTGACGCCAGGGCGCTGGCGGCGGCGTTGAAAGCTGGACGCATTGGTGGAGCTGGCATTGATGTGCTCGAAACCGAACCGCCACCAGACGACAACCCGTTGCTGCAGCCAGGGTATTCGAATCTGATTGTAAGTCCGCATGTGGCCTGGTTAAGCGCTCGATCATTGCAGGAGTTGACCCGGCAGGTAGTTACCAATTTGGAGCAGTTTGTAGCCGGAGTTTCATGGAATCGGGTTGTTTGA
- a CDS encoding LytTR family transcriptional regulator DNA-binding domain-containing protein, with the protein MKKIQTVIVDDMPLARQKLARFLNEDSEIEIVAECGNGLEAIDAITSLKPELVFLDIQMPEVDGFEVLDHIGLEHMPVFIFVTAFDHFALKAFEVNALDYLLKPYDRERFMQALHRAKKHLHRAEPEPRDERLLALLKTLNPEQKFLKRLAVKTSGRTIFLMIDEIDWIETAGNYLELHVGKDVHLIRERMNQLETRLDPTRFVRIHRTTIVNLDRIKELQPLFNGDQTVILRNGNQLTLSRTYRDRLLALMEEG; encoded by the coding sequence ATGAAGAAGATTCAGACAGTGATCGTTGACGATATGCCGCTGGCCCGCCAAAAACTGGCCCGGTTTCTCAACGAAGACTCCGAAATTGAGATTGTGGCCGAATGCGGCAACGGCCTGGAAGCCATTGACGCCATTACCTCACTCAAACCCGAACTGGTTTTCCTTGATATTCAAATGCCCGAAGTTGATGGGTTCGAAGTCCTCGACCATATCGGCCTGGAGCACATGCCGGTTTTTATTTTCGTGACCGCCTTTGATCATTTCGCTCTGAAAGCCTTTGAAGTCAATGCCCTGGATTATCTGCTCAAACCGTATGATCGGGAACGGTTTATGCAGGCGCTGCACCGGGCCAAAAAACACCTTCACCGAGCTGAACCGGAACCACGAGATGAACGCCTGCTCGCACTGCTCAAAACACTCAACCCGGAGCAGAAATTTCTCAAGCGGCTGGCGGTCAAGACTTCTGGCCGAACCATCTTTTTAATGATTGATGAAATTGATTGGATCGAAACGGCAGGAAACTATTTGGAGCTTCACGTCGGCAAAGATGTCCATTTGATTCGCGAGCGGATGAACCAGCTTGAAACCCGACTTGATCCGACCCGGTTTGTCCGCATCCATCGCACCACCATTGTCAATCTTGACCGGATTAAGGAACTCCAGCCGCTCTTTAACGGCGATCAAACCGTGATCCTGCGCAATGGAAACCAGCTTACGCTCAGCCGGACCTATCGCGACCGATTACTGGCTTTGATGGAAGAAGGGTGA
- a CDS encoding histidine kinase yields the protein MMPVNQFFTLTRIKPHVIRATGILVCWTFLALIFTPQTYVLHSQSTIPLTWIEALSANLVLFYGWAILTPFVFWFGEQYPIEAPHQLRNTLVLLLLAIPFALVHMAMLRAANTFVLNVARSDHNSISLKAVLVGVGATDILVYLGIIGVSQAITYFQKYKDREYRFAQAQLQALKMQIHPHFLFNTLNAISELVYDHPELADRTITQLSDLLRTTLQSSQNQEITLREELEFLKKYLEIQKTLLQERLTIEFEIDRDVLPARVPNLVLQPLVENAIRHGIAPRITGGAINIRAFRHNGSLKLQVSDDGIGLKGTPEQALGLGIGLPNTRERLKRLYGENQQFEFWTLPDGGLSVNVTIPFHTEFVEDFYEEDSDSDR from the coding sequence ATGATGCCAGTCAACCAGTTTTTCACTCTCACTCGAATCAAACCCCATGTGATTCGTGCCACCGGAATCCTGGTGTGCTGGACATTTCTGGCGCTGATTTTCACGCCGCAAACCTATGTGCTCCATAGCCAATCTACCATTCCATTAACCTGGATTGAAGCATTAAGCGCCAATCTGGTGCTCTTTTACGGCTGGGCGATCCTGACCCCGTTTGTCTTCTGGTTTGGGGAGCAATACCCGATTGAAGCTCCCCATCAGCTCCGAAACACTCTGGTTTTGTTGCTCCTGGCCATCCCGTTTGCGCTGGTCCATATGGCCATGCTGCGTGCCGCCAACACATTTGTTCTGAATGTTGCCCGGTCAGACCACAATTCCATTTCACTCAAAGCAGTCCTGGTGGGTGTCGGTGCGACGGATATTCTGGTGTACCTGGGTATCATTGGCGTCAGTCAGGCCATTACCTACTTTCAAAAATACAAAGACCGTGAATACCGTTTTGCCCAGGCTCAACTCCAGGCGTTGAAAATGCAGATTCACCCGCATTTCTTGTTCAACACGCTCAATGCCATTTCCGAACTGGTTTATGACCACCCCGAACTGGCCGACCGAACCATCACCCAGTTGAGTGATTTACTCCGAACGACGCTCCAAAGCAGCCAGAATCAAGAAATTACCCTGCGAGAGGAACTTGAATTCCTCAAAAAGTACCTTGAGATTCAGAAAACACTCTTGCAAGAACGGCTCACGATTGAATTTGAGATTGACCGCGATGTCCTTCCAGCCCGTGTTCCAAACCTGGTGCTCCAACCGCTGGTTGAAAATGCCATTCGACATGGCATTGCCCCGCGAATCACCGGCGGTGCGATCAACATTCGGGCGTTTCGGCACAATGGGTCATTGAAACTCCAGGTCTCGGATGACGGCATTGGGTTAAAGGGCACCCCGGAACAGGCGTTAGGGCTTGGCATTGGATTACCCAATACCCGCGAACGACTCAAACGGCTGTATGGTGAAAACCAGCAGTTTGAGTTTTGGACCCTTCCCGATGGTGGTCTGTCCGTCAATGTCACCATTCCCTTTCATACCGAATTTGTCGAAGATTTTTATGAAGAAGATTCAGACAGTGATCGTTGA
- the rplL gene encoding 50S ribosomal protein L7/L12, with protein sequence MALDMSMDKPAGNGTPVYCFHQHGHDNQRWLLGSEPAQNGEKTKFDVILTSAGANKINVIQVVRQVTSLGLKDAKDLVESAPKVVKAGISRNEAEEIQKKLVEAGASAEIK encoded by the coding sequence ATGGCCCTGGATATGTCAATGGACAAGCCTGCTGGAAATGGAACGCCCGTCTATTGCTTTCACCAGCATGGCCACGACAATCAACGGTGGCTCCTCGGCTCAGAACCGGCTCAGAACGGAGAAAAAACAAAATTTGATGTGATTCTGACTTCCGCCGGCGCAAACAAGATCAATGTGATCCAGGTTGTCCGTCAAGTCACTTCGCTGGGTTTAAAAGACGCGAAAGACCTGGTTGAAAGCGCACCAAAAGTTGTAAAAGCAGGCATTTCCAGGAATGAAGCTGAAGAAATCCAAAAGAAACTGGTGGAGGCCGGCGCGAGCGCTGAAATCAAGTGA
- a CDS encoding sulfite exporter TauE/SafE family protein translates to MLTLLAVFTLGLLSGWLLDSPGDLSQKVRDQINSTPPPAEAVPSLTPIWAFFPFGVGRLAVYFALGAAAGFLGTLAFEQAVLNGKIRYLFVIIGVVLLALFFVLHLLVPSPEAALEKLGRSRLGRSSLQLLDRSPAPVRYLGLGMLDALFPNHITCALIVLAFTSWDSLRGTMLMLSFGFGTLPLMALKSLLPEFTAQVVKEASSGLVTVIVCLFAGVFFLRGAGYAFVNGQIVRDDLLHEGHEVSADDSIVRINVPFPKIELTDLEGKKHHLEEYRGKTVVLVTIGTHCPCVEAYRDRLNALAKRYEPVGVIFLGMNPNGNEPEAEIRDHQRKKPFVFPVTIDADQHISDVIKAKCMTETFLIDANGLLRYHGRIDDNIYYPQDVTDHTLENALNVVLGGKPQLLTSQVAMGCAIVRKKLPTIQMTR, encoded by the coding sequence ATGCTGACACTTCTTGCTGTTTTTACGCTTGGTCTTTTGAGCGGATGGTTGCTTGATTCACCGGGAGATTTGTCCCAGAAAGTTCGGGATCAAATCAATTCAACTCCACCACCTGCTGAAGCCGTGCCGTCACTCACTCCGATTTGGGCTTTTTTTCCATTTGGTGTTGGGAGACTGGCGGTCTATTTTGCGCTTGGCGCCGCCGCCGGATTTCTGGGAACCCTGGCTTTCGAGCAGGCCGTGTTGAACGGAAAAATCCGCTATTTATTTGTCATCATTGGGGTTGTGCTGCTGGCGTTGTTTTTTGTCCTGCACCTGCTCGTACCGTCGCCAGAAGCAGCGCTTGAAAAACTTGGGCGATCCCGCCTGGGGCGAAGCTCCCTTCAGCTTTTAGATCGCTCACCAGCTCCGGTTCGCTACCTGGGACTGGGGATGCTGGATGCCCTGTTCCCCAATCACATTACCTGTGCCTTGATTGTACTGGCGTTTACCTCGTGGGACAGCCTGCGCGGCACGATGCTGATGCTCAGTTTTGGGTTTGGCACACTTCCATTGATGGCGTTGAAATCGCTGCTTCCAGAATTCACCGCCCAGGTTGTGAAAGAAGCTTCTTCCGGGCTGGTCACCGTGATTGTGTGCCTGTTTGCCGGGGTCTTTTTTCTGCGCGGGGCGGGGTATGCCTTTGTCAACGGCCAGATTGTGCGGGATGACCTGCTGCACGAAGGCCACGAGGTTTCGGCTGATGACTCAATTGTACGGATCAATGTTCCGTTTCCAAAAATCGAATTGACCGATTTGGAAGGAAAAAAACACCACCTGGAGGAATATCGTGGGAAAACGGTGGTCCTGGTGACAATTGGGACGCATTGCCCCTGTGTCGAAGCCTACCGCGACCGGCTCAATGCGCTGGCCAAACGATATGAACCAGTCGGGGTCATCTTTTTGGGAATGAACCCCAATGGGAACGAGCCAGAAGCTGAAATCCGGGACCATCAGCGGAAAAAACCATTTGTCTTCCCCGTGACGATTGACGCTGATCAGCATATTTCCGACGTGATCAAAGCCAAATGCATGACTGAAACCTTCTTAATTGATGCCAATGGGTTGCTGCGCTATCACGGACGGATTGACGACAACATTTACTATCCGCAAGACGTGACCGATCACACCTTGGAAAATGCGCTCAATGTCGTGCTTGGCGGAAAACCACAGCTTTTGACCAGTCAGGTCGCCATGGGCTGTGCCATTGTGCGGAAGAAACTGCCCACAATCCAGATGACAAGGTGA
- a CDS encoding amidohydrolase family protein — protein sequence MARIKWVFAVFLCVCVLPATTLARQSNPQKKLYAFINVNVIPMDREQVLENQVVLVKNGKINQIGPANQVKIPKKAERIEAAGKFLLPGLIDAHAHLASDTGSANDLARQWLKLNLANGITTIRNMVGNPSHVVLRDRIARGEALGPTLITSGPPILGFMAPNPAEGERIVTEHKTAGFDLIKVHENLSPQTYDAIVATARKLGIPIAGHVTQTVGLERALNAKQETIEHLDGYIRALLPAIVPVQVPPGQIILGPVLQYVETARIPALAQTTKTAGVYNTPTLALFKVIVSDEKPEDLLKWPEVRYATPKMRSDFAKQKQSFLNNAIPLEERLPFTQIRNQLVVGLAHNGAKLLAGSDSPQFFLVPGFALHRELQALVDAGLTPFQALEAATRTPAEYLKLNKQIGTIEVGKRADLVLVDANPLISIANASKTAGVMLRGQWISGAELQRMLAEIAELNK from the coding sequence ATGGCTCGCATCAAGTGGGTTTTTGCAGTCTTCCTTTGCGTGTGTGTGCTCCCGGCCACCACGCTGGCCCGTCAATCCAATCCACAGAAAAAGCTCTATGCGTTCATCAACGTCAACGTGATTCCGATGGACCGGGAACAGGTCCTGGAGAATCAGGTGGTGCTGGTTAAAAATGGCAAAATCAACCAGATTGGACCAGCGAATCAAGTCAAAATCCCCAAAAAAGCAGAACGAATTGAAGCTGCCGGTAAGTTTTTGCTGCCAGGGTTGATTGATGCGCATGCCCACCTTGCCAGCGATACCGGATCAGCAAATGATCTGGCACGGCAATGGTTGAAACTGAACTTAGCCAATGGCATTACCACGATTCGCAACATGGTTGGCAACCCCAGCCACGTGGTGCTTCGCGACCGAATTGCCCGAGGTGAAGCACTCGGGCCGACGTTGATTACTTCTGGGCCGCCGATCCTTGGGTTTATGGCGCCCAATCCGGCTGAAGGTGAACGAATTGTCACCGAACACAAAACCGCCGGATTTGACCTGATCAAAGTCCACGAAAACCTGAGCCCTCAGACCTACGACGCGATTGTGGCCACGGCGAGAAAATTGGGAATCCCGATTGCCGGCCACGTCACCCAAACCGTCGGGCTGGAGCGCGCACTCAATGCAAAGCAGGAAACGATTGAACATCTGGACGGCTACATCCGGGCCCTGCTGCCGGCAATCGTCCCAGTTCAAGTACCGCCAGGACAAATTATTTTAGGTCCGGTTCTTCAGTATGTGGAAACGGCGCGTATTCCGGCGCTTGCCCAAACCACGAAAACGGCTGGAGTCTACAACACCCCAACGCTGGCTTTGTTTAAAGTCATCGTGTCAGATGAAAAACCGGAAGACCTCTTAAAGTGGCCTGAAGTGCGGTATGCGACACCCAAAATGCGCTCCGACTTTGCTAAACAAAAACAGAGCTTTCTCAACAATGCCATCCCCCTTGAAGAACGGCTTCCGTTTACTCAGATTCGGAATCAACTGGTGGTTGGACTGGCCCACAATGGGGCGAAACTGCTGGCCGGGTCTGATTCGCCGCAGTTCTTTCTGGTGCCGGGATTTGCCCTGCACCGGGAACTCCAGGCACTGGTTGACGCCGGATTAACTCCGTTCCAGGCCCTTGAAGCCGCCACTCGAACTCCAGCCGAATACCTCAAGCTCAACAAACAAATTGGAACCATTGAAGTTGGAAAACGCGCCGATCTGGTGCTGGTTGACGCCAACCCGCTCATCAGCATCGCCAATGCCTCAAAAACCGCTGGTGTGATGCTCCGAGGACAGTGGATTTCAGGCGCGGAACTCCAGAGAATGCTGGCTGAAATCGCTGAACTGAATAAATGA
- a CDS encoding response regulator transcription factor, which yields MPKPIQVLIADDHPIFRRGLRMVIEADSRIKVVAEAEDGQTTLDAIAATDPEVAVLDIDMPAPDGLTIVKVLRQKKLRTIPIFLTMHKDEELFNAALDLGVRGFVVKDSAITEIVECIKAVATGNHYYSPLLSGFLVNRSTRSGMPDTPGPSLSLLTPSERRVLRLLAESKTNKEIAEDLCISARTIEHHRAHICEKLGISGKHALLTFALNHKNEL from the coding sequence ATGCCAAAACCGATTCAAGTCCTGATTGCCGATGATCATCCCATTTTTCGCCGTGGATTGCGGATGGTGATTGAAGCCGACTCACGGATCAAAGTCGTGGCTGAGGCCGAAGACGGTCAAACCACGCTGGACGCAATTGCCGCAACCGATCCGGAAGTGGCCGTGCTCGATATTGATATGCCGGCGCCGGACGGACTGACCATCGTGAAGGTCCTGCGTCAAAAAAAGCTCCGGACCATTCCCATCTTCTTAACCATGCACAAAGACGAGGAACTCTTTAATGCCGCGCTGGACCTGGGCGTCCGGGGGTTTGTGGTCAAAGACAGCGCCATCACCGAAATTGTCGAGTGCATCAAAGCCGTCGCAACGGGCAACCATTATTATAGCCCCTTGCTCTCCGGTTTTTTAGTCAACCGAAGTACCCGCTCCGGAATGCCGGATACGCCAGGTCCCTCCCTTTCGCTCTTAACTCCTTCCGAACGCCGTGTTCTGCGGTTGCTTGCCGAATCCAAAACCAACAAGGAAATTGCCGAAGACCTGTGTATCAGTGCGCGCACCATTGAGCACCACCGCGCTCATATTTGCGAAAAACTGGGAATTTCTGGAAAACACGCCCTCCTGACCTTTGCTCTGAACCATAAAAATGAGCTCTAA